In the Haliaeetus albicilla chromosome 7, bHalAlb1.1, whole genome shotgun sequence genome, one interval contains:
- the TMPRSS5 gene encoding transmembrane protease serine 5 isoform X3, producing the protein MAPRCCLGCMSLPPPSSLFPEVKRLKKPQPDQGFTLLQEPGAVPACSDSEEEDPVVRRAHNRVSFRINVANSLLEVQVKGHPGWLLACHERWSLSLGTVLCRQLGYLRMTHQKGVNVMDVKVNDTQEFVRVRLQQEGSLEDMWQVRSSCESGQIVALKCSECGLRPGAGRVVGGMDVPLGRWPWQVSVYHGSQHHCGGSVLAREWIITAAHCVHSYRWLPASAWLVFAGVITHGSIKHEAGVSVKKIIHHPLYNDSSLDYDIALMKLQVPLNFSDAIRAVCLPPSQWDLFQGTQCWVSGWGYTRPEQAQVTETLKEALVPLISTKRCNSSCMYGGKLTARMLCAGYLRGKIDACQGDSGGPLVCQDEFMWRLVGIVSWGQGCAEPNHPGVYTNVAQLLPWIYHITESPPSVAPCQCQTASQFHVIGVKN; encoded by the exons ATGGCTCCTAG ATGCTGCCTGGGCTGTATGAGTCTACCTCCACCCTCTTCTCTGTTTCCTGAAGTGAAACGCTTGAAGAAGCCTCAGCCAGACCAGGGCTTCACCCTGCTGCAGGAGCCAGGTGCGGTCCCAGCATGCAGTGACAGTGAAGAGGAAGACCCTGTGGTCCGTAGGGCTCACAATAGAG TGTCTTTCAGAATAAATGTGGCTAACTCCTTGCTGGAGGTGCAGGTGAAAGGCCATCCTGGCTGGCTCCTGGCATGCCACGAGCGCTGGAGTCTCTCCCTGGGCACCGTGCTCTGCCGGCAGCTCGGGTATCTCAG aatgACCCATCAGAAAGGAGTGAACGTGATGGATGTCAAGGTGAATGACACACAGGAGTTCGTTCGGGTGAGACTGCAGCAGGAAGGTAGCCTGGAAGACATGTGGCAGGTCAG GAGCAGCTGTGAATCGGGTCAAATTGTGGCTCTGAAATGCTCAG AATGCGGGCTGCGCCCTGGTGCCGGGCGGGTGGTTGGGGGGATGGACGTGCCCCTGGGGCGCTGGCCCTGGCAGGTCAGTGTGTACCATGGCTCCCAGCACCACTGCGGAGGTTCTGTGCTGGCACGTGAATGGATCATCACGGCAGCTCACTGCGTGCACAG TTACAGGTGGCTTCCAGCCTCTGCCTGGCTGGTTTTCGCAGGCGTTATCACACATGGCTCAATCAAGCATGAGGCCGGGGTATcggtaaagaaaataattcaccaCCCGCTTTATAATGACAGTAGCCTCGACTACGACATTGCCCTGATGAAGCTCCAAGTCCCCCTGAATTTCTCAG ATGCCATCCGTGCTGTGTGTCTGCCACCCTCCCAGTGGGACCTCTTCCAGGGCACGCAGTGTTGGGTCTCTGGCTGGGGCTATACCAGACCAGAGCAAG cacaggtTACTGAGACACTGAAGGAAGCACTCGTTCCCTTAATCAGTACCAAGAGATGCAATAGTTCGTGCATGTACGGAGGCAAGCTCACTGCCAGGATGCTGTGTGCCGGCTACCTGCGTGGGAAAATAGATGCATGCCAG GGTGACAGCGGGGGACCCCTGGTTTGTCAGGATGAATTCATGTGGCGCTTAGTAGGCATCGTGAGCTGGGGCCAGGGCTGCGCTGAACCCAACCACCCTGGGGTTTATACCAATGTGGCTCAGCTTCTGCCATGGATTTATCACATCACTGAG AGTCCCCCGAGTGTAGCGCCCTGCCAATGTCAGACTGCTTCCCAGTTCCATGTTATTGGGGTGAAGAACtaa
- the TMPRSS5 gene encoding transmembrane protease serine 5 isoform X2 has translation MSPASVEQFPDSLPCIEDAVQSCKSLTAEPRREARRTPASPGHDSANASLKTLCTIRRLFLLLGVAGLLVGTAAGAWLLVKRLKKPQPDQGFTLLQEPGAVPACSDSEEEDPVVRRAHNRVSFRINVANSLLEVQVKGHPGWLLACHERWSLSLGTVLCRQLGYLRMTHQKGVNVMDVKVNDTQEFVRVRLQQEGSLEDMWQVRSSCESGQIVALKCSECGLRPGAGRVVGGMDVPLGRWPWQVSVYHGSQHHCGGSVLAREWIITAAHCVHSYRWLPASAWLVFAGVITHGSIKHEAGVSVKKIIHHPLYNDSSLDYDIALMKLQVPLNFSDAIRAVCLPPSQWDLFQGTQCWVSGWGYTRPEQAQVTETLKEALVPLISTKRCNSSCMYGGKLTARMLCAGYLRGKIDACQGDSGGPLVCQDEFMWRLVGIVSWGQGCAEPNHPGVYTNVAQLLPWIYHITEIY, from the exons ATG AGCCCAGCCTCAGTCGAGCAGTTTCCCGACAGCCTGCCTTGCATTGAGGATGCTGTGCAAAGCTGCAAGAGCCTGACAGCAGAGCCAAGGAGGGAAGCAAGGAGGACACCGGCCTCCCCAGGACACG ATTCTGCTAATGCATCTCTCAAAACTCTCTGCACCATCAggaggctgttcctgctgctcGGGGTTGCTGGGCTACTGGTGGGGACAGCAGCTGGGGCATGGCTCCTAG TGAAACGCTTGAAGAAGCCTCAGCCAGACCAGGGCTTCACCCTGCTGCAGGAGCCAGGTGCGGTCCCAGCATGCAGTGACAGTGAAGAGGAAGACCCTGTGGTCCGTAGGGCTCACAATAGAG TGTCTTTCAGAATAAATGTGGCTAACTCCTTGCTGGAGGTGCAGGTGAAAGGCCATCCTGGCTGGCTCCTGGCATGCCACGAGCGCTGGAGTCTCTCCCTGGGCACCGTGCTCTGCCGGCAGCTCGGGTATCTCAG aatgACCCATCAGAAAGGAGTGAACGTGATGGATGTCAAGGTGAATGACACACAGGAGTTCGTTCGGGTGAGACTGCAGCAGGAAGGTAGCCTGGAAGACATGTGGCAGGTCAG GAGCAGCTGTGAATCGGGTCAAATTGTGGCTCTGAAATGCTCAG AATGCGGGCTGCGCCCTGGTGCCGGGCGGGTGGTTGGGGGGATGGACGTGCCCCTGGGGCGCTGGCCCTGGCAGGTCAGTGTGTACCATGGCTCCCAGCACCACTGCGGAGGTTCTGTGCTGGCACGTGAATGGATCATCACGGCAGCTCACTGCGTGCACAG TTACAGGTGGCTTCCAGCCTCTGCCTGGCTGGTTTTCGCAGGCGTTATCACACATGGCTCAATCAAGCATGAGGCCGGGGTATcggtaaagaaaataattcaccaCCCGCTTTATAATGACAGTAGCCTCGACTACGACATTGCCCTGATGAAGCTCCAAGTCCCCCTGAATTTCTCAG ATGCCATCCGTGCTGTGTGTCTGCCACCCTCCCAGTGGGACCTCTTCCAGGGCACGCAGTGTTGGGTCTCTGGCTGGGGCTATACCAGACCAGAGCAAG cacaggtTACTGAGACACTGAAGGAAGCACTCGTTCCCTTAATCAGTACCAAGAGATGCAATAGTTCGTGCATGTACGGAGGCAAGCTCACTGCCAGGATGCTGTGTGCCGGCTACCTGCGTGGGAAAATAGATGCATGCCAG GGTGACAGCGGGGGACCCCTGGTTTGTCAGGATGAATTCATGTGGCGCTTAGTAGGCATCGTGAGCTGGGGCCAGGGCTGCGCTGAACCCAACCACCCTGGGGTTTATACCAATGTGGCTCAGCTTCTGCCATGGATTTATCACATCACTGAG ATCTACTAG
- the TMPRSS5 gene encoding transmembrane protease serine 5 isoform X1, protein MSPASVEQFPDSLPCIEDAVQSCKSLTAEPRREARRTPASPGHDSANASLKTLCTIRRLFLLLGVAGLLVGTAAGAWLLVKRLKKPQPDQGFTLLQEPGAVPACSDSEEEDPVVRRAHNRVSFRINVANSLLEVQVKGHPGWLLACHERWSLSLGTVLCRQLGYLRMTHQKGVNVMDVKVNDTQEFVRVRLQQEGSLEDMWQVRSSCESGQIVALKCSECGLRPGAGRVVGGMDVPLGRWPWQVSVYHGSQHHCGGSVLAREWIITAAHCVHSYRWLPASAWLVFAGVITHGSIKHEAGVSVKKIIHHPLYNDSSLDYDIALMKLQVPLNFSDAIRAVCLPPSQWDLFQGTQCWVSGWGYTRPEQAQVTETLKEALVPLISTKRCNSSCMYGGKLTARMLCAGYLRGKIDACQGDSGGPLVCQDEFMWRLVGIVSWGQGCAEPNHPGVYTNVAQLLPWIYHITESPPSVAPCQCQTASQFHVIGVKN, encoded by the exons ATG AGCCCAGCCTCAGTCGAGCAGTTTCCCGACAGCCTGCCTTGCATTGAGGATGCTGTGCAAAGCTGCAAGAGCCTGACAGCAGAGCCAAGGAGGGAAGCAAGGAGGACACCGGCCTCCCCAGGACACG ATTCTGCTAATGCATCTCTCAAAACTCTCTGCACCATCAggaggctgttcctgctgctcGGGGTTGCTGGGCTACTGGTGGGGACAGCAGCTGGGGCATGGCTCCTAG TGAAACGCTTGAAGAAGCCTCAGCCAGACCAGGGCTTCACCCTGCTGCAGGAGCCAGGTGCGGTCCCAGCATGCAGTGACAGTGAAGAGGAAGACCCTGTGGTCCGTAGGGCTCACAATAGAG TGTCTTTCAGAATAAATGTGGCTAACTCCTTGCTGGAGGTGCAGGTGAAAGGCCATCCTGGCTGGCTCCTGGCATGCCACGAGCGCTGGAGTCTCTCCCTGGGCACCGTGCTCTGCCGGCAGCTCGGGTATCTCAG aatgACCCATCAGAAAGGAGTGAACGTGATGGATGTCAAGGTGAATGACACACAGGAGTTCGTTCGGGTGAGACTGCAGCAGGAAGGTAGCCTGGAAGACATGTGGCAGGTCAG GAGCAGCTGTGAATCGGGTCAAATTGTGGCTCTGAAATGCTCAG AATGCGGGCTGCGCCCTGGTGCCGGGCGGGTGGTTGGGGGGATGGACGTGCCCCTGGGGCGCTGGCCCTGGCAGGTCAGTGTGTACCATGGCTCCCAGCACCACTGCGGAGGTTCTGTGCTGGCACGTGAATGGATCATCACGGCAGCTCACTGCGTGCACAG TTACAGGTGGCTTCCAGCCTCTGCCTGGCTGGTTTTCGCAGGCGTTATCACACATGGCTCAATCAAGCATGAGGCCGGGGTATcggtaaagaaaataattcaccaCCCGCTTTATAATGACAGTAGCCTCGACTACGACATTGCCCTGATGAAGCTCCAAGTCCCCCTGAATTTCTCAG ATGCCATCCGTGCTGTGTGTCTGCCACCCTCCCAGTGGGACCTCTTCCAGGGCACGCAGTGTTGGGTCTCTGGCTGGGGCTATACCAGACCAGAGCAAG cacaggtTACTGAGACACTGAAGGAAGCACTCGTTCCCTTAATCAGTACCAAGAGATGCAATAGTTCGTGCATGTACGGAGGCAAGCTCACTGCCAGGATGCTGTGTGCCGGCTACCTGCGTGGGAAAATAGATGCATGCCAG GGTGACAGCGGGGGACCCCTGGTTTGTCAGGATGAATTCATGTGGCGCTTAGTAGGCATCGTGAGCTGGGGCCAGGGCTGCGCTGAACCCAACCACCCTGGGGTTTATACCAATGTGGCTCAGCTTCTGCCATGGATTTATCACATCACTGAG AGTCCCCCGAGTGTAGCGCCCTGCCAATGTCAGACTGCTTCCCAGTTCCATGTTATTGGGGTGAAGAACtaa